The Verrucomicrobiota bacterium genome segment AAAGACGTTCAACTGCGGGTAGAGCGCGTAACTTTCAAACACCATGGCCACGTTCCGATCCGCAGGCTCCAGGCCCCCGATGTCGCGCCCGGCGATTTTGACGCTGCCCCGCTGCGGCGTCACGATACCCGCGATCAGGTTCAACGTCGTCGTCTTGCCGGCGCCGGCCGGCCCGAACATCGCCACAAATTCCTTGTCGGCGATGCGCAATGACAAGTCTTCAACCCCGCGTCGTTTGCCGTACCACTTCGTCAACGCCTGCAGTTCCACATCCGCCATAAGCTTTCTACCTGTGCTCCCCCTTGGCTTCTAACCTTTGACTGCGCCGAACGACAACCCACGCACCAAGTGCTTTTGGATCAGCAACGCCAGGATCACTTCCGGCAATGCGCAGATGAGGGCCGCAGTCGCCACCCAGCCGTAATGGACCGTATCGGAGGCCAGAAATCGGGTCATCGATACCGTCGAGGTCTGGGTCTTCCCGCCGCCGAGCAGGAGCGCAAAAGTGAAGGCGTTCCAACAGAAGATAAAACACAACAGCGCGGCGGCTACCAAGCCGGGTTTGATCAACGGCAGCAGCATTTTTAAGAACACCTGCCACCAGCTGTAGCCGTCCAGTTGCGCTGCGGATTCCATGTCGTGCGAGAGGTCCTCGAAGAACCCGCGCAAGATCCAGATCAACAATGGCAGGCTGATCAACTGGTAGACCCAGATCATGCCCAGGTAACTGTCGATGAGGTGTAAGCGCTGGTAGATCAAGTACAGCGGTATGATGACCAGGATCTCGGGCGCAAATTTGAACGACAGGAACGTGAAGGCGATGTCCTCCTTGCCTTTAAAGTCGAAGCGCCCCAGCGCGTAAGCCGCCGGCACCCCCACCAGCAGTGACAACGCCACCGCCAGGCAGCTGATCACCAGGTTGTTCCACAAGGTAGCTAAAAAATCCGCTTGGCTAAGCACCGCGTGGAAGTTGCTCAACGTCGGATGGAAAAAGAAGGTGGTGGTAAACATCTCGTTGTCCGGCTTAAAGGCCAGGATCACCATCCAGATGAGCGGAAAAAGTGCGAACAGTGCGTAGAGGATCAGCAACAGGTATTTGAGCGCGGTGCCTATTGAAGCGAGCACGGCGTTGTTGCCTCCTTTCTCGTTCATATTACACGGCCCCTGAAGAGATTTTCTGCGCTTTACGCCAAAAGCCGATCAGCACGAAGCAGACCGCGTAAATCAGCGCCCATAAAAACAGCAGCATCGGGATGCTGCCCGACAAGTTATAAAAGGGAAAGGCTTGGTTGTAGGCTCCGATCGACACACTCAGCGTCCGGTCGCCCGGCCCTCCTTTGGTTGAAGCGAAGATGATGGCGAACTCCTGCAGCGAGGTCATCAGGCGGAACACCAGCGCAATCAGCATCACCGGCGAGAGCATCGGCAAGGTCAGGTTGCGGAACACAAACCAGGCCGAGCCTCCATCGATCAGGGCCGCTTCGTACGGTGACTTGGGCAACGAGCGTAAGCCCGCCAGCACCAGGATCACCACAAAGGGCGTGTAAATCCAGACATCGATTAAAATCACCGAAAACAGGGCGAAATTCGGGTCAGCGCTCCACCTGAAATCTCGCAACCCGATCCAGCCCAACGGGAAACGCAAAATGCCGACGGACGGGTTGGTCATCAGTTGCCAGACCAATGCCCCGATGACCGGTGCGATCATCA includes the following:
- a CDS encoding carbohydrate ABC transporter permease; translated protein: MNEKGGNNAVLASIGTALKYLLLILYALFALFPLIWMVILAFKPDNEMFTTTFFFHPTLSNFHAVLSQADFLATLWNNLVISCLAVALSLLVGVPAAYALGRFDFKGKEDIAFTFLSFKFAPEILVIIPLYLIYQRLHLIDSYLGMIWVYQLISLPLLIWILRGFFEDLSHDMESAAQLDGYSWWQVFLKMLLPLIKPGLVAAALLCFIFCWNAFTFALLLGGGKTQTSTVSMTRFLASDTVHYGWVATAALICALPEVILALLIQKHLVRGLSFGAVKG
- a CDS encoding sugar ABC transporter permease; the encoded protein is MSHAVTTPPERPVAPPESDLSESGKRYAQRKALRPYLVLAPAFLLTIGILIPFIIAIFYSFTDLTLRSSEFNLIGVQNFIDTFTSSDFWHSVTVTLLYAFFSTAVEMLLGLGIALLLNEENWLSKFLRLVLIFPLMIAPVIGALVWQLMTNPSVGILRFPLGWIGLRDFRWSADPNFALFSVILIDVWIYTPFVVILVLAGLRSLPKSPYEAALIDGGSAWFVFRNLTLPMLSPVMLIALVFRLMTSLQEFAIIFASTKGGPGDRTLSVSIGAYNQAFPFYNLSGSIPMLLFLWALIYAVCFVLIGFWRKAQKISSGAV